The following is a genomic window from Hymenobacter monticola.
TGGGGTGGGCGAGGATGCCGCCGCCGGCCATGTAAAGCAAATCGGTGGTGCGAGTGCGGCGGTAGGTTTCGAACGCCTGCCCGCCCCACTGGCCCGACGACACCACGGGCAGTACCGAGTAGCCGCCCAGCAGTGGCGCCTGGCAGGCCTCAATGGAGGCCACCACGCTGTCGTCCGACTCCCAAAACTTGTTCTGAATACCGTTGACGTGCAACTGGTCGACGCCCGCCAGCCGCCACAGCTTCTGGTAGGCGCGGAAGTCGATGCCCAGCAGCGGGTGGCGCGTCAGCATGCCCCAGCCGTTGCGGTGCCCGTGAATGGCCAGGGCCCGCTGCTCGCAGATTTTGCGGGTGCCGGCCAGGCCCACGCTGTTGATGCTCACCATGGCGCAGCTGCCGCCGGCGCGCACCACGTACTCGTAGCGGCGCAGCATGTCGTCAATTTCCCCGCTGATGTTGAAGGCGTACATCACCTTTTTGCCGTTGCGGTCGGCGTGGCGGTTGACAGCAGCCATCACGGCATCGACGCGCGCCTCGAAGGGCGAGTTGGCGGCGGCCATCTGCAGCTCGTCGTCCTTCACGAAATCGATGCCGGCCTCGGCCAGCGTATGCACCAGTCCGGCCGTTTGCTCCGGCGTGAGGCCGATGCTGGGCTTGATGATGGTGCCGATGAGCGGCCGGCCCTGCACGCCGGTCAGCGCCCGACAGCCCACCACCCCAAACGCCGGCCCGGCAAAGTGCGTCGCATACGAAGCCGGCACGTCAATGTCCATCAGCTTCAGACCCGTAAACTGCCGGATTTCATACAGATTCCCTTGCAGCGTGGACACCAGCAAGGGTAGGTTGTAGCCAAAATTCTCCACCGACCACGACACCCGCACCCTTGCCCGATGATAGAGCCCGCTGCTGCTCGTCGCGCCCGGAATAGCGGGCTCACGCACCGTTTCCAACTCCTCCACCGACTCTACGCGGGCGGCGAAGCGCTGCTTCAGCTCCGCCGTTTCGCCCGGTACGGCCACGAAGGTGCCGGACGACTGCTCGCCGGCCAGCACGGCCGCCGCGGCGGCAGGGTCGAAGGGTGTTTCGATGTAGTAAGTGGCGGTGATGCGTTCCATATGGTAAGGTGTAGCGAGGACTCTGAAAGTCCGCGCATGGGCGTTCTGAATGGTGCGGGCGGGCAGGCGCGGACTCGCAGAGTCCACGCTACATCAGCTCTGAAAAACCGACTTTAAATAGGCCGTATTTGCCCCAAAATTCTTCTTCACGTTGCGCGGGTCGGCGGCGTCGCGGGAGCGTTCAATCACCAGCCAGCCTTCCCAGCCGATATCGGCCAGGGTTTGCTTTACCTTGTTCATGTCGAGGCGGGTGTTGTTTTGCAGCCACACGCCGTCCTCGTCGGTGGCGTGCATCTGGCAGATGTGCCTGCGGCCCAGGATGCGCAGTTCCTCGTTCAGGTCGCGGCCCTCCTTTAGCGGGTTCGAGAAGTTGAAGTAAATCTGGATGTTTTTCGAGCCGATTTCCTTCAGCAATTCCACTTCGCCTTTGGCATCCAGCGCGGTTTCGATGCCGACGATGACGCCCGCTTTCTTGGCCATTTCGCCCACCACCTTCAGCCGCTCCACGATGGCGGGGCGCAACTCGGGATTCTTGCGCAAGTCGCCTTGCGTGCCGAGGGGCAGAAAGGCCACCTTCACGTTCAACTGCTTCATGGTGTCGAGGCAGTCCTGAATCATGCGCTGGTAGGTGGGACGCGTGGCGAAAGACTGGGCGTAAAAGCCCGTCATCGCCAGCGAACAGATTTCCAGGTTCAGCTCCTTGGCCTTATCGATAAACTGCTGGCGGATTTCGGGTTTGGCGAGCTGATTGTCGAAGGTTTCGCGCTGGCCCAGGCCGCCCATGTCGATTTCCACACCATCGGCTCCAATGTCTTTGGTGAGTTGAAGGGCGCCGAGCTTCTGCCGCTTCAGAATCATCAAGTCAACCACCGCTACTTTATAGGTCAGCTTCTTTTTAGTAGGCGCAAGGGCGCTGGCCCAACCGGGCAGGAGCAGGCCGCCGGTGAGCAAGGCGCTGGCGGAGAGGAAATCGCGGCGGGAAAAGGACTGACTCATGACGGGTTAGAGGTAGGGGCGGGGCTTGCCCCCGCCCGTCGTTGGACGAAATCGTTGTGAGAGTGCGAACGCCCGGGCGGGGACGAGCCCCGCCCCTACGGACTGACGTGGTCGGTGCGGAAAGGGCGGGCCGGCAGGCCAGCTTCGGAAAACAGGTTGGGTTGCGCCACTTCGTCCCAGCCGAAGCGAACGGCCGTGGGCCGCTTCACGCCCGGGGCCGTCACCAGCACCTGCGGACCCTGGATGCGGGCCTGCGCGGGTATAAATACCCCATCGGCTCCGGCAATGGTGAAGTCCGTCAGCGCCTTGCCATCTTTGCTGACCAGCGGCGCGGCCGAGACAAACGAAATCGTGGCTACATCGCCCTTCACTTTCAGGCTACGGAAAACC
Proteins encoded in this region:
- a CDS encoding sugar phosphate isomerase/epimerase family protein, with the protein product MSQSFSRRDFLSASALLTGGLLLPGWASALAPTKKKLTYKVAVVDLMILKRQKLGALQLTKDIGADGVEIDMGGLGQRETFDNQLAKPEIRQQFIDKAKELNLEICSLAMTGFYAQSFATRPTYQRMIQDCLDTMKQLNVKVAFLPLGTQGDLRKNPELRPAIVERLKVVGEMAKKAGVIVGIETALDAKGEVELLKEIGSKNIQIYFNFSNPLKEGRDLNEELRILGRRHICQMHATDEDGVWLQNNTRLDMNKVKQTLADIGWEGWLVIERSRDAADPRNVKKNFGANTAYLKSVFQS
- a CDS encoding ribulose-bisphosphate carboxylase large subunit family protein, yielding MERITATYYIETPFDPAAAAAVLAGEQSSGTFVAVPGETAELKQRFAARVESVEELETVREPAIPGATSSSGLYHRARVRVSWSVENFGYNLPLLVSTLQGNLYEIRQFTGLKLMDIDVPASYATHFAGPAFGVVGCRALTGVQGRPLIGTIIKPSIGLTPEQTAGLVHTLAEAGIDFVKDDELQMAAANSPFEARVDAVMAAVNRHADRNGKKVMYAFNISGEIDDMLRRYEYVVRAGGSCAMVSINSVGLAGTRKICEQRALAIHGHRNGWGMLTRHPLLGIDFRAYQKLWRLAGVDQLHVNGIQNKFWESDDSVVASIEACQAPLLGGYSVLPVVSSGQWGGQAFETYRRTRTTDLLYMAGGGILAHPMGPAAGVQALQQAWQGAVDGRSLMETAAQHPEFAAAVEKFGSK